From the Leptospira biflexa serovar Patoc strain 'Patoc 1 (Paris)' genome, one window contains:
- a CDS encoding LEPBI_I1174 family sigma 54-regulated protein: protein MKFYHFALFFIISMGLWADQNLDQSVDEILSHTRLSRIPLVIAELEARSVQKMESGELLAARDDLKKAILLKQSIGMKESEGNAQLLFQMAKLEQKLGHRCEALHYSSLANQIVRRVGVRSDVIAKSTKSEQRTGTWETCEEVSWLQDPGNR from the coding sequence ATGAAGTTTTACCATTTCGCACTCTTTTTCATCATTTCCATGGGTTTGTGGGCAGACCAAAACCTTGACCAATCGGTCGATGAGATCCTGAGCCACACACGACTCTCTCGAATCCCACTTGTCATTGCCGAATTAGAGGCACGATCCGTTCAAAAAATGGAATCAGGTGAACTTTTGGCAGCAAGAGACGATTTGAAAAAAGCAATTTTACTCAAACAATCCATCGGAATGAAAGAATCGGAAGGGAACGCACAACTTCTTTTCCAAATGGCAAAATTAGAACAAAAATTGGGTCATCGTTGTGAGGCACTTCATTATTCATCACTAGCCAATCAAATTGTTCGGCGTGTGGGGGTCCGTTCCGATGTGATCGCCAAATCGACAAAATCTGAACAAAGAACAGGTACCTGGGAAACTTGCGAAGAAGTATCCTGGTTACAAGATCCAGGGAACCGATAA